DNA from Saccharomyces cerevisiae S288C chromosome V, complete sequence:
CCGTTCTGAAGTGTCCCGGCTATAATAAATCGATCTTTGCGGGCAGCCCGTTGGCAGGAGGCGTGAGGAATCCGTCTCTCTGTCTGGTGCGGCAAGGTAGTTCTGGGTCCTTAGGGGCTCCACCTTCACCGCTGTTAGGGGAGTTTTATCCAGCGTCAGCAAAGGTGACCCGTGATGGAGGCGGCCGGGATAGCACATATCAGTCGGATAATTGTGCAAGTTGATCGCTTCGGCGGTTTAATTTGGCGGTGCCATCAGGATTTACTCGCACATTGTGGCCGTTCCCTCGGGGATGGAGTGTGTCCTGaaccatattttttaacatttttttgaactaaTTAACCGTCCCAATGAGGGATGTTGGAAGAGTAAGTTGATTTAATGTCCtattcttgttcttttcgAATATAAATGACGATTGGAAGGTGCATGTCAATGTTTATCATCATGTTCTTGTTGTAGGTAGTCCTTACCTTGGTTGTAGAGTGAGTAGCGACAGGCGGCAGCGGAATATAAGAAGGATAAAATGAGAATACTTAGAACGTGttgaaagaagaataaacGATCATCCATCGACTAGTACTGCTGCTACTAGTGTGCTGTCATACTActaatatattatcatatacaATATAAGAAGATGTCataaacattgaaaataGTCATCAAATCtaatggaagctgaaattCAAGGgttgataatgtaataaaataaagaatgACAAAGTataaaaggaagaagataGAGTAACATTATTATGTAGAGCTATCAATTCGCTTTTTGTAGATTCCTATTTTTTCTCGAGGAGAATTGCAGCATATTCGTTCCACGTAATATTGCGGCCTTTAACAACAATGTaattccaacaattatctTAAAATTTGtctatatttttaaaaaagtaTGAACAATTACCAACATGTGGTACATATTGGAGGCCCGCAAAGCTGAGTTGGCATTCATTCATTCTTTAAGTTGAacaaaaagacaaaaagattttcaaaaaaaatatggtCTCTAGCGGGATCGAACCGCTGATCCCCGCGTTATTAGCACGGTGCCTTAACCAACTGGGCCAAGAGACCaaattttaatgaaatACTTTTACTGGAAAGAAGGTAACAAACCATGGAAGATGCTTTTCTACCACCCATGAAAGTCTGAgatttttattaatgatgttggaataaaaatcaactatcatcttgagaaatgggtgaataattagataattgttgggattccattgttgataaaggctataatattaggtatacagaatatactagaagttctcctcgaggatataggaatcctcaaaatggaatctatatttctacatactaatattacgattattcctcattccgttttatatgtttatattcattgatcctattacattatcaatccttgcgtttcagcttccactaatttagatgactatttctcatcatttgcgtcatcttctaacaccgtatatgataatatactagtaatgtaaatactagttagtagatgatagttgatttctattccaacataccacccataatgtaatagatctaatgaatccatttgttagttaatagtttaaatgtttttatcggaagaggttttgtcatcacatcagcaatgttcttcttggtctcgatgtagtatacgtataaattattacctgatacttcatctctaagtctcattgcctttgtgccaaaaaatctgtttctaaatttctcttcatttgtagacttaattatactgatcGTTGATCTACTATCAGTAAGTAAGCCtttaataattggtttcttgttaagttcttgTATCAGGTAACTTagattatttaataatgggaCAGATTCACTTATCgcgtgtatttctgcttccgTAGTTGAAGTACATGTTAATGAAGCCTTGGTggactttcctccaattacCTTTCCATtaagtaaatatatgttgCCAATTTGTGATTTATAATACGGTTGGTTGCCATACGAAGCATCACTTATTGCGactagtttattatctggctcggtaggtttgtttttgtgccatatcagttgtttatctctagtgtcccacatgaattgtatcaactcatatgtcatgtctaaaacttgcctagaggggaatagtatatgttgagcaagtgtgttgatgtagtatagtaagtcaaatctaaatttatatccaacatatgaagctagaccaatcaacttttgcatttcatgtaccttctctttgtattcatcttcatctatttctagttcatcctggtctatataaagacctggttgacctggagcgctaagttttcttccttttggattcaaaggtacgtttaatttgggtattttctcagttaatgagttttccatacctaatttcatgtatttacctctttgatatttgatttctaagccaagtatgtcgtactgaatttcgttatcactttcacccagatttattatctttgtatcgtattgtttcttgagtgttgttatgattttcttatttgcatttaagtctttgctgaataaaatcatgtcgtcaacaaataaacatattgttacttgactattcttaaatacgcatgaccatccacgaacttcttccataccacactgttttatcaggtatgatttgatagtttcgtACCAGTTCGctccactttgtttcaatccataaagtgatttcttcaaacgtatcaacttatcattcattcctaaatgtggtggaggtcttatgtataattcttctttgatgtctgcatacaaatatgccgaagatatgtctaattgtgtaatatagtagttattgtctaatgcaagtgacagggatgtcattaatgcatagtgatgtacggtattggattgcatGCCTGAGTCGTAAGTGTCAGGATGCTGAATAtcacctcttgcaacaaatctagctttaTGAGTACCGTCACGtttcttgttgaagataaacattgagtttattactcttttagggtctatttcttttctgtcataaTATTCGTCAGTGTcccaagttttcatcttcaacagttgattgacttctttgtggtatgcctcgatatatttttctttttctttaatatctttattataggtGATTGCCTCATCGTATCGTAAGGTTGTCcgtattggtttgattgattttactgcttttacagctgcaatcaggtgaattcgtttcttcgatctcggaggttctaaactacgcatattcttagtattccatgtgtctcgtgataccttaatttcagtttcattatcttctaatgatcttttcttactgttgatagtagtataggcattagagtcaccaataccacccaaactggaattagtttGATGAGAATTTATCGGTGGGAGTTCTTTAAATGGGTCAGGGAATTCGGTAGGAGATTCTGGAGGTAGATCAGGGAGTGGGAGATCAGCGATGATAGATTCCTCGGTATTCTGTTCAGAAACAGTAGTTGGCGTTTTGATAGGAACAATATTGTgcgatgaattattttccgGTGGAGAAGCATCGATTGAAGGTGAACGGTGtataatccttttctcaGTCTCTTGGTCACTTATCTGCGGAacagttttgttgttggtaccACCCGTACTGGATATTGGTACGTTTGTATGATTAGTCTCATTTTCACTGTACGAGTCTGAgtgtctgaaatctttagatttactggCGTGCGACGACTCATGTGTGTTAGATTGGGACATGGGAGCaagtaaaggaacatttaatttatgCATACCACCCGAACCGGTACTCTcgatattggaaatttggggggtgctagatctcttctttgatggaagaatattagattcagatatgttggggtcaacttctctgggtgcgcgaatattggttttagAAACACGTTTCGAATCTTCAGTATGAGTTGACGGAGGTGTGGAATCGGTTGGActcacagcttttgaaaggacaTTTCTCGGTTGCTCAGGATGTAGTTCGATGTCAGATTGGAAGTCATGGTCAGATTCTATGTTAAGATCATCGGATTGTTGGATCTCATTTGACGCAATGAACGATTGATATGAAGCAGTTAAACGGTTTaagtcttcatcgaaagtgagtgcgtcgtaattgaattgatctaatctggattccttgccctgaagaataacatagttagttgtatctactgtcttctttaaggatggaagatagatgatatatccataagagtttcgaGACGGATGTAGAGCGTAGCCTGGGAtgccacgaggatgtattttggagttagggttgtgatcattgacgataacaggttgaccgaaaggtaacaaagtactgatatcaagtcctgccaagccagcatgttgtcttgcagattttttgcttttaggtgaagctagtgaatttctcacaatagtagaaaattcgattgcAGAGAACCATAAATGGTTCGGTAAACCACTACATTGCAGTTGAGTACGGCAGTCATCTAATAAGGTACGGTTGAGCCGTTCAGCGACTCCATGTGCTCGGGAATCCGCtgtggttgtatagcatggagttataccatttttttcaaggaatttatggagAGTTCTGTTAGTATACTCAGAACCACGGTCCATTTGTATAACCAAGACACTGGCCTGAAACTGGTTCTTAATAAAAGCTAGTATCGtagtaaaaacatcgaGGATAGAGTCCTCGCGACGGTCGTGTAATGGATAAACCCAacggaattttgttgtctcatcagtaaatgagatgaaataggatggtgcactttttggtaggttgtgaactggaccaaatatgtcagtatgtaggtattgaaagggttcgtatgaattttggtattttagtcgtgaacctttgatatgtctgtgtttggtgcttttgccgattaaacaatcaggacattgatagtcaatagcactagaccagtcgacatctgattcgttaaaatacgtgatggtgttatttttaagtgagtatcgaattgtctgtgcattggcatgtgcaagcattcgatgaatgaaaggataaggatatttgcgtgtactttcacttgtatggacattattgatggtgggtacggagatatttgatggaagcaagtactttttagatacccagtaaaagtctccatatTTTACGATAGGTGCAAGTACAGTGCCGTCAGATCGTTCTAAgacgtttttggtaaagcatgctgtgatatctactgcagccaattcattcaaactgagtaagtcataggctatgttaggagtgtgcaatacctttattgatgttttggtgttgtcctggaagtgaaattgtaggtcaccaatagcgttaattggtatatttcttttttgagcatcaactacgtttatgtcaggattagatgatgctgagtgtatgtgatgagcagatcttataagggttcgtgatgctcctgaatcgagaaggaggtgtccagggagttcatcatcagaatgattAGTGTGATTTACCGTAGATTCAGTAAGTTCCTGGCCTAAGGTGAAGGTCGtgcttattgttcaattgaatcggttcagtagttgatttactgatgGAATCGTTGTCCGTGCTGGGAGAGTTATTAGATGTGGATACATTGTGAGCCCTGgctgttttcgatttcgaattatttgttttttgaggattccgagctataactttgggtttggttgtattcgtatagctgcgagaatcattcttctcatcactcagatttctcctgtaattaggtttgctgtttctcgatccctgttgttcttcataaatagcatggatatctaagaacagttcagcgactgtcatatttagatgTCGATGACGTGTGtagcgtaaaaatttatattcgccagatagacctctcataattaattggcatgcgaccttgttattgatatgaatgccattattgttcagtctgtcgataatgtttgtgacttttgtttcaaatgcatctgcaggtgtactgccattatattgcaaatttgccagGGTCACAATGTCGTTTGCCTCTTGGGTATcagattgcattttttcaatacttttggaaagaattttcatgatatccgTATAATCAACGGATAGGATGTCTTTGACCCAGGTAGGTAGGAATTGAGAgggagcaaatatttgaaaagtgttatacaagaaggtgagttcatcatcagtgatCTGACGTACGGGTTTTCCGTTTACTGTcggaataataccaccgagattcgagttttgtaaaaatttgatgtatgttttaacccaatttggaaagtcattaggtgaggttaacattggtggtggtctgacatattttttagtggatgtcatatcagagtccgctgaggatgaatcagtaaatgtattaccTGACTCAGGTGATGGAGTGCTCAGAGGCgttccaactgatgatggatactgcggaaactgtgattgtggcccaggtggaaagtacataggcgacatttgataaggtgTATACGGAATCATAGATGGGTGTCCGTAAAATGACCAACCAGATGGATTGGCTTGGTTTTGGGTCATCATGCACTGCTGTGGGTACGGCCCATTCTGTGGaggtggtactgaagcAGGTTGAGGAGAGGCATGATGGgggttctctggaacagctgatgaaGCAGGTGTTGTTGTCTGTTGAGAGTTAGCCTTAGTGGAAGCCTTCTCAcattcttctgttttggaagctgaaacgtctaacggatcttgatttgtgtggacttccttagaagtaaccgaagcacaggcgctaccatgagaaatgggtgaatgttgagataattgttgggattccattgttgataaaggctataatattaggtatacagaatatactagaagttctcctcgaggatataggaatcctcaaaatggaatctatatttctacatactaatattacgattattcctcattccgttttatatgtttatattcattgatcctattacattatcaatccttgcgtttcagcttccactaatttagatgactatttctcatcatttgcgtcatcttctaacaccgtatatgataatatactagtaatgtaaatactagttagtagatgatagttgatttctattccaacacatctactaactagtatttacgttactagtatattatcatatacggtgttagaagatgacgcaaatgatgagaaatagtcatctaaattagtggaagctgaaacgcaaggattgataatgtaataggatcaatgaatattaacatataaaacgatgataataatatttatagaattgtgtagaattgcagattcccttttatggattcctaaatcctcgaggagaacttctagtatatctacatacctaatattataacCTTAatcacaatggaatcccaacaattacatcaaaatccacattctctacaaatgaagaaactgCTTATAGTCAATTGAACGATTTACCGGTATTTTAACGccattatatatattagtAAAAAGATGGCGTATATTGATGGACTAACAGGGTCaaataaaatcatgaaTTGACTAGTATATACTTATAAGTATATCGTTCTACACAAACTAGGAAGATGACATACATGATGAGAATTGGTTATCAAATTCCATGGATGCCGAAACGTAAAAGATTTACTAAATAGTAGGATAATTATTGATAACatacaaaacaaaaaaaaaagagacaATATTATTATCTAGAAGTGTCGACTTCCTTCTGTGGGTTTCCTATGTTCTCGAAGAGAGCTTCAAGTGTATTCTATAAACTAAGAATATTAGTTTAACGAAAGATCGAAGTCAGACACCTATCTAACTTTCATTAAATTATCACACAAAAATCCCACATACTCTCGTCTTGCtaaacaaataataaattgaAGGTGAACGATTCTTCTTGCAGCGTCCTAGCTGTTGGGTCGTCTTAGATAAATATCTACTGTTCTGAATTGCCAAATTTTCCTTCTATTGTATCCATTCGATGCTGGACGGCCAGTTCTACCGTTATTGcccaaaaggaaggaaCGTCGCGATACTTCAACACATTAAATACTTGTTGATTTTCGAACCAAAACTCTGAAGCAACACTTTCGTATATGGATGGCCCTTCAGAGAAACCAATAGGTATGTAAAGAATTGCTACGTGGTGACTCAAAGTGAATTATAGCAAAGTTATAAAAGCGCTACATTGTAGAAAATTGAGAACCACATTTTGACATACACGAATAACAGTATTTTTGTCCTGGCGCTGTAAAGTATTTTAAGttatgatgatgaattaACTATTTTCAGCCAATGAAACGTCCATAATCTGTTCTGAATTTAGGTGCATTGATATAGCCGGTCAATCTTCCCTTGTGAAATCACCCAAAATGCTGGGATTATCATTCTCAACAATTTTGATTTGTGCCAACCACTTCGATAAATCATCTTCCAGCTCAGTATCATCTTTTTCTGTAGTCCCACTGTCAGGATTTAATCCTAACTTTTTGAGACCGGATATCAATGATTTAATGTCTTCTTCGGATGCCTTTTCTCTTAGCAACTCTTCAAACAAAGTCACTTTGAAATCTATATCGTGTTTGTCCTGTTCAGGATCTTCAAATAGGTGAACCCCTGTTCTTGCAAATAAAGCTTCATCAGATAGTTGCACTTGATAAAATTGGGAACATCTAAAATGGAACTTACTGCAATAGTGCGACAAATATGCATACGGATTGTTTtctaataaaaatttcttaGTAGTATCattcattgaaaatggaTCACGTATTCTTTCTGGCGATTTACCGCAAAGAGGATATCCGCATCTTTTGTTTAGATTCCTCTCATCTACTAGGTCTTGATACATATCCGGTGTGAGAAATCGGCccaaatatttcaatgTTTTCTCATCCTTGCATTCTGAATCACATAATAAGCCTATAATCTCTAAAGTTATAACTTCTGCTTCATGCATGGAAAGTTGCCTGTGCTTTTGGAAAGGGATTAACGCCGTTTCCTTAATATCTTCAATCGTCGCCATTTCTTATTCTTGTTAACTTCGtcctaatttttcaaactaAGATGCCGATGTATAGATATTTTAGACTGGGAATGTTTATGAATTGTTCAATTCGCTCCTCAATGTGTCTCTTTCTTCACTTTTCCATTGCTTTTGACCACTTCTGGATGCCAGCTGATTTTGTATTGTAGTATTCCTATTTCGGACAAAAATATCGGAAAGAGAtgaaataagaaaattagTTACTTTTAATATCACGATGCTGTCTCTGAATCGACCTGATCGATCTATAAGGTGTATATATTATTCTACCGAGtaatccaaaaaaaaagcagcaCTCCCATGCAACACAAGGATACGGCAGTAGCGAAGGACACAGCTAAAAAACGTTTACTGAGAAGAAATAGTGCGCCGTCAGCTATACATATAATTTCACGATTAGACAAAAAGTGGTCCTTCCTATGGAATACTATAGATAGACACAATATTGTTGAAGAGCAAGATGAAAGTAGCGCTGCAAAAAGCGAAGAAGAACATGAGGATGATTATGAATTGGAACAATTACTCAACATGATAAGAATACCAATGTTCCTGGAAAAGTTCATGCTCTTTGCACTTTTAACAAGCTTGGACTGTTTTTTGTATTACTTTACTGTATTACCGATACGACTGATAAAGGGATATGTAAAGCAATTCAAGAGTTATCGTCAGCATTATCGCCTGCAACAACGGTCTGGGcataagaataaaatacCCTTTCGATATAGAATAACTTCAAGAGAATATAAAGAGAGATGTATGATTTTTATCATCGTGATTTCATCCATTTTGTTGAGCAAACTAGACACCTCAAAACTATATCACAGGATAAAACGGCAAAGTACGATGAAATTGTACATGCTATTCAGTGTACTGGAAATGGCGGACAAAATGTTGGCAAGTTTGGGCCAGAGCTTATTAACGGTTATGCTTTCTAGGAAAAACTCGGAACGGATATTACTGCATAAATGTTTGTTAGTGTCAATGAGCTTGACATATGTGACTATACACGGCTATGTATTGGTTTACCAGGCCATTTCATTAAACATAGCCGTGAATTCGTATTCCAATGCCTTGCTAACTTTATTACTATCCATGCAATTTGCAGAAATCAAATCATCGgttttaaagaaatttgataaggagggatttttccaaataaCCATTGCAGACGTAGTGGAAAGATTTAAGTTGACCTTATTATTGTCAATAACTGGCCTTAGGAACCTCCAGTCGTGgtcatcttcattatcgAACACAAGCATCAATTTCTGGAGTCCACGTTCCACATTATCAATCGTCATTAACATACTTTGTGGGCCGATGGTAAGCGTGGTAGGGAGTGAAGTGTTAGTGGATTGGGCAAAGCATGCTTACATCACAAAATTCAATCGGATCCGCCCACAGATATATGATAAGTtctattatataatatacaAGGATTATTCTACGAGAACGCACAAATTAGAAGATAGATTGGGATTGCCTTTACCTGCATTCGTTGTCCTTTTTATTGTAATGGTGAGGCCAACACTTTTTAAATCATCGGAACCTTCTTACCTTCCTTCGCTATTTAGGATCCTCTTCATGGGGGCATCCGTGTTTTTACTAGCATTGTTGGCAAAATTTACACTAGATCTTATTTTAATCAAATGGAGCAAACGGATAGAGCAACGGTTCAGAGACCAAGCTTTCAATACCGTTGTaactgaagaagaatacgTCCCAGGTTTACTCTCGGGCGGTATGGGTAAAGTCGACGTGTCTACAAGAATTGCATTACATTCTGATTACAATAAAGAGAATCGTATAGAGACCGAAAGTGTATCGCCAATGcggaaaagaaaaactacTTTAACTGCTGAATGTACTCCTCCTAGCCTAAATGATATTAGAAGACAGAAAGATTCCAAGAATCCACGATCGCTTGAAAATGTCGCTCGCTATAAAATGGTTTCTAAAAGAATATGGTAATCTAAGATCCGCATTTATCGCGGCTTACGGCTTTCGGATATTTCGTATATTGCAAGGagcaaaaaagaaacccTGCTTACTAAAAAGCTATTGTTTTGCAGTTTATAAGTTCTTGCCTTTTGAATTAT
Protein-coding regions in this window:
- a CDS encoding gag-pol fusion protein (Retrotransposon TYA Gag and TYB Pol genes; transcribed/translated as one unit; polyprotein is processed to make a nucleocapsid-like protein (Gag), reverse transcriptase (RT), protease (PR), and integrase (IN); similar to retroviral genes), with amino-acid sequence MESQQLSQHSPISHGSACASVTSKEVHTNQDPLDVSASKTEECEKASTKANSQQTTTPASSAVPENPHHASPQPASVPPPQNGPYPQQCMMTQNQANPSGWSFYGHPSMIPYTPYQMSPMYFPPGPQSQFPQYPSSVGTPLSTPSPESGNTFTDSSSADSDMTSTKKYVRPPPMLTSPNDFPNWVKTYIKFLQNSNLGGIIPTVNGKPVRQITDDELTFLYNTFQIFAPSQFLPTWVKDILSVDYTDIMKILSKSIEKMQSDTQEANDIVTLANLQYNGSTPADAFETKVTNIIDRLNNNGIHINNKVACQLIMRGLSGEYKFLRYTRHRHLNMTVAELFLDIHAIYEEQQGSRNSKPNYRRNLSDEKNDSRSYTNTTKPKVIARNPQKTNNSKSKTARAHNVSTSNNSPSTDNDSISKSTTEPIQLNNKHDLHLGQELTESTVNHTNHSDDELPGHLLLDSGASRTLIRSAHHIHSASSNPDINVVDAQKRNIPINAIGDLQFHFQDNTKTSIKVLHTPNIAYDLLSLNELAAVDITACFTKNVLERSDGTVLAPIVKYGDFYWVSKKYLLPSNISVPTINNVHTSESTRKYPYPFIHRMLAHANAQTIRYSLKNNTITYFNESDVDWSSAIDYQCPDCLIGKSTKHRHIKGSRLKYQNSYEPFQYLHTDIFGPVHNLPKSAPSYFISFTDETTKFRWVYPLHDRREDSILDVFTTILAFIKNQFQASVLVIQMDRGSEYTNRTLHKFLEKNGITPCYTTTADSRAHGVAERLNRTLLDDCRTQLQCSGLPNHLWFSAIEFSTIVRNSLASPKSKKSARQHAGLAGLDISTLLPFGQPVIVNDHNPNSKIHPRGIPGYALHPSRNSYGYIIYLPSLKKTVDTTNYVILQGKESRLDQFNYDALTFDEDLNRLTASYQSFIASNEIQQSDDLNIESDHDFQSDIELHPEQPRNVLSKAVSPTDSTPPSTHTEDSKRVSKTNIRAPREVDPNISESNILPSKKRSSTPQISNIESTGSGGMHKLNVPLLAPMSQSNTHESSHASKSKDFRHSDSYSENETNHTNVPISSTGGTNNKTVPQISDQETEKRIIHRSPSIDASPPENNSSHNIVPIKTPTTVSEQNTEESIIADLPLPDLPPESPTEFPDPFKELPPINSHQTNSSLGGIGDSNAYTTINSKKRSLEDNETEIKVSRDTWNTKNMRSLEPPRSKKRIHLIAAVKAVKSIKPIRTTLRYDEAITYNKDIKEKEKYIEAYHKEVNQLLKMKTWDTDEYYDRKEIDPKRVINSMFIFNKKRDGTHKARFVARGDIQHPDTYDSGMQSNTVHHYALMTSLSLALDNNYYITQLDISSAYLYADIKEELYIRPPPHLGMNDKLIRLKKSLYGLKQSGANWYETIKSYLIKQCGMEEVRGWSCVFKNSQVTICLFVDDMILFSKDLNANKKIITTLKKQYDTKIINLGESDNEIQYDILGLEIKYQRGKYMKLGMENSLTEKIPKLNVPLNPKGRKLSAPGQPGLYIDQDELEIDEDEYKEKVHEMQKLIGLASYVGYKFRFDLLYYINTLAQHILFPSRQVLDMTYELIQFMWDTRDKQLIWHKNKPTEPDNKLVAISDASYGNQPYYKSQIGNIYLLNGKVIGGKSTKASLTCTSTTEAEIHAISESVPLLNNLSYLIQELNKKPIIKGLLTDSRSTISIIKSTNEEKFRNRFFGTKAMRLRDEVSGNNLYVYYIETKKNIADVMTKPLPIKTFKLLTNKWIH
- a CDS encoding gag protein (Retrotransposon TYA Gag gene co-transcribed with TYB Pol; translated as TYA or TYA-TYB polyprotein; Gag is a nucleocapsid protein that is the structural constituent of virus-like particles (VLPs); similar to retroviral Gag), whose protein sequence is MESQQLSQHSPISHGSACASVTSKEVHTNQDPLDVSASKTEECEKASTKANSQQTTTPASSAVPENPHHASPQPASVPPPQNGPYPQQCMMTQNQANPSGWSFYGHPSMIPYTPYQMSPMYFPPGPQSQFPQYPSSVGTPLSTPSPESGNTFTDSSSADSDMTSTKKYVRPPPMLTSPNDFPNWVKTYIKFLQNSNLGGIIPTVNGKPVRQITDDELTFLYNTFQIFAPSQFLPTWVKDILSVDYTDIMKILSKSIEKMQSDTQEANDIVTLANLQYNGSTPADAFETKVTNIIDRLNNNGIHINNKVACQLIMRGLSGEYKFLRYTRHRHLNMTVAELFLDIHAIYEEQQGSRNSKPNYRRNLSDEKNDSRSYTNTTKPKVIARNPQKTNNSKSKTARAHNVSTSNNSPSTDNDSISKSTTEPIQLNNKHDLHLRPGTY
- a CDS encoding uncharacterized protein (hypothetical protein; YER138W-A has a paralog, YBL107W-A, that arose from a single-locus duplication); the encoded protein is MIIIFIELCRIADSLLWIPKSSRRTSSISTYLIL
- the RTR1 gene encoding RNA polymerase II subunit B1 CTD phosphatase RTR1 (Dual specificity protein phosphatase; dephosphorylates T1 and S5 in C-terminal domain (CTD) of RNA polymerase II largest subunit, Rpo21p; autoregulates turnover of its mRNA; has a cysteine-rich motif required for function and conserved in eukaryotes; shuttles between the nucleus and cytoplasm; RTR1 has a paralog, RTR2, that arose from the whole genome duplication), encoding MATIEDIKETALIPFQKHRQLSMHEAEVITLEIIGLLCDSECKDEKTLKYLGRFLTPDMYQDLVDERNLNKRCGYPLCGKSPERIRDPFSMNDTTKKFLLENNPYAYLSHYCSKFHFRCSQFYQVQLSDEALFARTGVHLFEDPEQDKHDIDFKVTLFEELLREKASEEDIKSLISGLKKLGLNPDSGTTEKDDTELEDDLSKWLAQIKIVENDNPSILGDFTRED
- the EMP65 gene encoding Emp65p (Integral membrane protein of the ER; forms an ER-membrane associated protein complex with Slp1p; identified along with SLP1 in a screen for mutants defective in the unfolded protein response (UPR); proposed to function in the folding of integral membrane proteins; interacts genetically with MPS3; the authentic, non-tagged protein is detected in highly purified mitochondria in high-throughput studies), translating into MQHKDTAVAKDTAKKRLLRRNSAPSAIHIISRLDKKWSFLWNTIDRHNIVEEQDESSAAKSEEEHEDDYELEQLLNMIRIPMFLEKFMLFALLTSLDCFLYYFTVLPIRLIKGYVKQFKSYRQHYRLQQRSGHKNKIPFRYRITSREYKERCMIFIIVISSILLSKLDTSKLYHRIKRQSTMKLYMLFSVLEMADKMLASLGQSLLTVMLSRKNSERILLHKCLLVSMSLTYVTIHGYVLVYQAISLNIAVNSYSNALLTLLLSMQFAEIKSSVLKKFDKEGFFQITIADVVERFKLTLLLSITGLRNLQSWSSSLSNTSINFWSPRSTLSIVINILCGPMVSVVGSEVLVDWAKHAYITKFNRIRPQIYDKFYYIIYKDYSTRTHKLEDRLGLPLPAFVVLFIVMVRPTLFKSSEPSYLPSLFRILFMGASVFLLALLAKFTLDLILIKWSKRIEQRFRDQAFNTVVTEEEYVPGLLSGGMGKVDVSTRIALHSDYNKENRIETESVSPMRKRKTTLTAECTPPSLNDIRRQKDSKNPRSLENVARYKMVSKRIW